From the Natrarchaeobaculum aegyptiacum genome, one window contains:
- a CDS encoding M24 family metallopeptidase, with the protein MVREVRAYLESTLEAELDARAATGVVHAGPARDPAIRYWLEASDEAAGAARVSYVDERRRLAVAYTAASDSTIVHSDADSSHPAEKLASDLADRGLDGTVLTPAAIPHDAALYLERAGFGLASTDVLERARATKIPGERERIAAAQSIAGDGIERAAAVLAGTTVRDDGWLEHDGVPLTPDRLRIAADEAIVAAGGLPSGNTRVDPGVTGADDGALRAGDPIVVTVAPRTRDGYHGGLVRTFVVAGEGGPERRAHVGVTHAFRSSEAMLTADSHSVTAVEADLEAEVRAFGVAGEENVETDVAGVGLEPREAPLAGGDEVGPGCVVRLEAAGCVDGAWVRVADVLSVEDDGVEWLPAPSRSLEPTALLE; encoded by the coding sequence GTGGTTCGCGAGGTCCGTGCCTACCTCGAGTCGACGCTCGAGGCCGAACTCGACGCGCGAGCGGCGACCGGGGTCGTTCACGCCGGTCCCGCTCGCGACCCAGCGATCCGGTACTGGCTCGAAGCGAGCGACGAAGCGGCAGGTGCCGCGCGAGTGAGCTACGTCGACGAGCGACGACGCTTGGCGGTCGCCTACACCGCCGCGTCGGACTCGACGATCGTCCACTCGGACGCAGACTCGTCACACCCAGCCGAGAAACTCGCGAGTGACCTCGCCGATCGGGGCCTCGATGGAACGGTGCTGACACCGGCTGCGATCCCCCACGACGCCGCGCTCTACCTCGAGCGCGCCGGCTTTGGCCTCGCCTCGACGGACGTCCTCGAGCGCGCTCGAGCGACGAAGATCCCCGGTGAACGCGAGCGGATCGCGGCCGCCCAGTCGATCGCGGGCGACGGAATCGAGCGCGCGGCCGCGGTGCTCGCCGGGACGACCGTCCGCGACGATGGCTGGCTCGAGCACGATGGTGTGCCATTGACACCCGACCGACTTCGAATCGCCGCCGACGAGGCGATCGTCGCCGCGGGTGGCCTCCCGTCGGGGAACACGCGCGTCGATCCGGGAGTCACGGGGGCCGACGACGGAGCGCTCCGGGCAGGCGATCCGATCGTCGTCACCGTCGCTCCCCGGACCCGTGACGGCTACCACGGCGGGCTCGTCCGCACGTTCGTCGTCGCTGGCGAGGGTGGCCCGGAACGACGCGCCCACGTCGGCGTCACCCACGCCTTTCGCTCGAGCGAGGCGATGCTGACCGCTGACAGCCACTCGGTGACCGCCGTCGAGGCCGACCTCGAGGCCGAGGTCCGCGCCTTCGGCGTCGCAGGCGAGGAAAACGTCGAGACGGACGTCGCAGGCGTCGGCCTCGAGCCCCGTGAAGCGCCACTCGCTGGCGGGGACGAGGTCGGACCCGGGTGCGTCGTCAGACTCGAGGCCGCCGGGTGCGTCGACGGTGCCTGGGTTCGCGTGGCCGACGTGCTCTCGGTCGAGGACGACGGCGTCGAGTGGCTCCCAGCGCCATCGCGCTCGCTCGAGCCGACGGCGCTGCTCGAGTGA
- a CDS encoding riboflavin synthase — MFTGIVEETGEIVARERTDEGLRLQIGADEVATGLEHGQSISVSGACLTVERFAEGEWFEVFLASETVDRTYLGDLETGDVVNLERAMPADGRFDGHVVQGHVDAVATVRDVESVGDDWYFAFDLPDGYDRYVVEKGSITLDGISLTVATLESGASSAHRNGDGETVDEGTVTVAIIPTTYDLTTLSEKEPGDPVHLEVDVLAKYVERLLEARFD, encoded by the coding sequence ATGTTCACCGGAATCGTCGAGGAGACCGGCGAGATCGTCGCCCGCGAGCGGACCGACGAGGGGCTCAGGCTGCAGATCGGTGCCGACGAGGTGGCGACGGGCCTCGAGCATGGCCAGAGTATCAGCGTCAGCGGAGCCTGTCTCACCGTCGAACGCTTCGCCGAGGGGGAGTGGTTCGAGGTCTTCCTCGCCAGCGAGACCGTCGATCGAACTTATCTCGGGGACCTCGAGACCGGCGACGTCGTCAACTTAGAGCGGGCGATGCCTGCCGACGGTCGGTTCGACGGGCACGTGGTCCAGGGCCACGTCGACGCGGTGGCGACGGTTCGGGACGTCGAATCGGTGGGTGACGACTGGTACTTCGCGTTCGACCTCCCCGACGGCTACGACCGGTACGTCGTCGAGAAGGGCTCGATCACCCTCGATGGGATCAGCCTCACCGTCGCTACCCTTGAGAGCGGTGCGTCCTCGGCGCACCGAAATGGAGACGGTGAAACCGTCGACGAGGGAACCGTCACCGTCGCGATCATCCCGACGACCTACGACCTGACGACGCTCTCGGAGAAAGAACCCGGCGATCCGGTCCACCTCGAGGTCGACGTGCTCGCGAAGTACGTCGAACGGCTGCTCGAGGCGCGGTTCGACTGA
- a CDS encoding DUF402 domain-containing protein: protein MTRVRVRGIYATAVTQLLTDAGLEVVQASDPIRDRFDESFPTASADASVWTTRDRQGLEVSGESDAVEAVVAALADLAIDTFRWDGDVARDEIYDAEVLEARGGSGAVVDLGAGHRGYLKYDDVDGYVDDGNRYRVQVTEPTPPWDDDRPQVSPSLEVGGGLCTLSQDRSGVSADLRGGAADELVGMTDLLSVDVPDGWGLRWQRGADGADLESMTAALETAVDRAETLEEALEDEPEEPGEPGKLVATGQTVWLWFGRESRFALDSARRTVETTMAGHHRTKTATRAASAAVDFAEAVCETPATGDDAFPFGAVTRQFGPTEGDRLEIGHGKPDGRLISLGSGEVTDRDAEGSITLERSMSAGGSYDALGVPKEAGDVAVTTFREGRWWYPTTYRADDGTVKGTYVNVCTPLEVFPDGVRYVDLYVDVIRLPDGTVEVVDADELEAAVAEGLVSEGLAEKARTVAEAVERALSS, encoded by the coding sequence ATGACCAGGGTGCGCGTGCGCGGCATCTACGCGACGGCGGTGACACAGTTGCTGACCGACGCCGGCCTCGAGGTCGTCCAGGCCTCGGACCCCATCCGCGATCGGTTCGACGAGTCGTTCCCGACGGCGTCGGCAGACGCCTCGGTCTGGACCACCCGCGATCGACAGGGACTCGAGGTGTCTGGAGAGTCCGATGCCGTCGAGGCCGTCGTGGCGGCACTCGCGGACCTCGCGATCGACACGTTCCGCTGGGACGGCGACGTGGCCCGCGACGAAATCTACGACGCCGAGGTGCTCGAGGCCCGCGGCGGGAGCGGCGCTGTCGTCGACCTCGGAGCGGGCCACCGGGGCTATCTCAAATACGACGACGTCGACGGCTACGTGGACGACGGCAACCGCTACCGCGTGCAGGTGACGGAGCCGACGCCGCCGTGGGACGACGACCGCCCGCAGGTCTCCCCCTCGCTCGAGGTGGGCGGCGGCCTCTGTACGCTCTCGCAGGATCGCAGCGGCGTCTCGGCCGACCTCCGTGGCGGCGCTGCAGACGAACTCGTGGGGATGACCGACCTCCTCTCGGTCGACGTTCCCGACGGGTGGGGCCTGCGCTGGCAACGCGGCGCCGACGGGGCCGACCTCGAGTCGATGACCGCGGCGCTCGAGACGGCCGTCGACCGCGCGGAGACGCTCGAGGAGGCACTCGAAGACGAGCCCGAAGAACCGGGCGAGCCGGGCAAACTCGTGGCGACGGGACAGACCGTCTGGCTGTGGTTCGGCCGGGAGTCCCGGTTCGCTCTCGATTCGGCCCGCCGAACGGTCGAGACGACGATGGCGGGTCACCACCGCACGAAGACGGCCACCCGGGCGGCGAGCGCGGCCGTCGACTTCGCCGAAGCGGTCTGTGAGACGCCCGCGACCGGCGACGATGCGTTCCCGTTCGGGGCAGTCACCCGCCAGTTCGGGCCGACCGAGGGCGATCGCCTCGAGATCGGCCACGGAAAGCCCGATGGAAGGCTCATCTCGCTCGGTTCGGGCGAGGTAACCGACCGGGACGCCGAGGGGTCGATCACCCTCGAGCGCTCGATGAGCGCTGGCGGGAGCTACGACGCGCTGGGGGTTCCGAAAGAAGCGGGCGACGTGGCGGTCACGACGTTCCGCGAGGGCCGGTGGTGGTACCCGACGACGTACAGGGCCGACGACGGGACGGTGAAAGGCACCTACGTCAACGTCTGCACACCGCTCGAGGTCTTCCCCGACGGCGTCCGGTACGTCGACCTCTACGTGGACGTGATCCGCCTCCCCGACGGGACCGTCGAGGTCGTCGACGCCGACGAACTCGAGGCGGCCGTTGCGGAGGGGCTGGTGAGCGAGGGTCTCGCGGAGAAAGCACGGACCGTGGCAGAGGCAGTCGAGCGCGCACTCTCGTCGTGA
- a CDS encoding NUDIX hydrolase — MTEPTYVQKACAYVTRATGELLVFEGPGHDGLQIPKGTLEGGESPREALYREVAEETGLGTLNGVTHLTTDVWTRRRSPPKRYVRHFFHATVHEPRDRWTHTVTDGGDEHGAEFDLRWVRPATVGEFALDLDDYVRLLPSTPAVGDVASVSD, encoded by the coding sequence ATGACCGAACCCACCTACGTGCAGAAGGCCTGCGCCTACGTCACGCGAGCGACGGGCGAACTGCTCGTCTTCGAGGGGCCGGGCCACGACGGCCTCCAGATTCCGAAGGGAACACTCGAGGGCGGCGAATCTCCACGGGAAGCGCTCTACCGGGAGGTCGCAGAAGAGACCGGTCTCGGGACGCTCAACGGCGTGACCCACCTGACGACGGACGTCTGGACGCGCCGACGCTCGCCACCGAAACGCTACGTGCGCCACTTCTTCCACGCGACGGTCCACGAGCCACGCGATCGCTGGACGCACACGGTGACCGACGGCGGCGACGAACACGGTGCCGAGTTCGACCTGCGGTGGGTCCGCCCCGCCACGGTGGGTGAGTTCGCGCTGGACCTCGACGATTACGTCCGCTTGCTGCCGTCGACACCCGCGGTTGGCGACGTCGCCAGCGTTTCCGACTGA
- a CDS encoding bile acid:sodium symporter family protein encodes MNSLALLERVSQLTSKYFVVWVLLVSIIALFTPDTFVPIGDYIAPLLGLVMLGMGLTLTPADFRRILERPRDVAIGALAQWILMPAFAYVLVVALGLRWEVGLGLILVGAAPGGTASNVMTYLGRGDVALSVTITSVTTIAAPLVMPAWVVLLAGEQITVTFAEMAQEIVLIVLIPVVAGLLLRLVLDKYAPTAAKAGLSIFPAISVVAIVAIVAAVVGLNVEEILAASAVVFLAVVLHNGLGLGAGYGVGKVTGMAEDRARACAFEVGLQNSGLAVAIAIAFFDPVAALIPALFSVWHNVSGPALATVFTQIDGEPVAEYEPEIASD; translated from the coding sequence ATGAACAGTCTCGCACTACTCGAGCGAGTTAGTCAACTGACGAGCAAGTACTTCGTCGTCTGGGTACTTCTCGTCTCGATTATCGCGTTATTCACTCCTGATACGTTCGTCCCGATCGGCGACTACATCGCCCCGCTGCTTGGCCTCGTCATGCTCGGGATGGGGCTGACGCTCACGCCCGCAGACTTCAGGCGGATCCTCGAGCGACCTCGAGACGTCGCGATCGGCGCGCTCGCACAGTGGATCCTGATGCCGGCGTTCGCGTACGTGCTCGTCGTCGCGCTCGGACTTCGGTGGGAGGTCGGACTGGGGCTGATCCTCGTCGGTGCCGCACCGGGTGGGACGGCCTCGAACGTGATGACCTACCTCGGGCGGGGCGACGTGGCGCTGTCGGTAACGATCACGTCGGTGACGACGATCGCCGCGCCGCTCGTGATGCCCGCGTGGGTCGTCCTGCTCGCGGGTGAGCAGATCACCGTCACGTTCGCCGAGATGGCCCAGGAGATCGTCCTGATCGTCCTGATCCCCGTCGTCGCCGGGTTGCTCCTGCGGCTGGTACTCGACAAGTACGCCCCGACCGCAGCGAAAGCCGGCCTGTCGATCTTCCCGGCGATCAGCGTCGTCGCCATCGTCGCCATCGTCGCGGCCGTCGTCGGCCTGAACGTCGAGGAGATCCTCGCCGCCAGCGCAGTCGTCTTCCTCGCGGTCGTCCTCCACAACGGCCTCGGGCTCGGTGCCGGCTACGGCGTCGGCAAGGTGACTGGCATGGCCGAAGATCGGGCCCGCGCCTGCGCGTTCGAGGTCGGACTCCAGAACAGCGGCCTCGCGGTCGCGATCGCCATCGCGTTCTTCGACCCCGTCGCCGCGCTCATCCCGGCACTGTTCAGCGTCTGGCACAACGTCTCCGGCCCCGCACTCGCGACGGTCTTCACCCAGATCGACGGCGAACCGGTCGCCGAGTACGAACCGGAGATCGCCTCCGACTGA
- a CDS encoding GIDE domain-containing protein produces MPLESSFVGLVFGVIGLAAAGYGGLQLRTWHRIRSSDPVSVRDAAIESGPVELEGRVRAIAEPLSSPVQNHACVAYEYEVEERRRRRSNANSNGSRRTWKTIDSGSDRQRFVLEDDSGRAVVDPSGARLTMANERTHSIDSTSQLPPGLQTGVSTPLSIDIGGLSIGSRPTRYTERRLDVDDTVYVFGQAEPNPPETDALVAVSDGPDAPQFLISDADESATMRRFLKLGVGAIALGFVFLAVGGLVFVA; encoded by the coding sequence ATGCCACTCGAGTCTTCCTTCGTCGGTCTCGTCTTCGGGGTGATCGGTCTCGCGGCCGCGGGCTACGGCGGGCTCCAGCTTCGAACCTGGCACCGAATCCGCTCGAGCGACCCGGTTTCGGTCAGAGACGCCGCCATCGAGTCCGGACCGGTCGAACTCGAGGGACGGGTTCGCGCGATCGCAGAGCCACTCTCGTCGCCAGTGCAAAACCACGCGTGCGTCGCCTACGAGTACGAAGTCGAGGAGCGCCGCCGTCGGCGGTCGAACGCGAACTCGAACGGGAGTCGCCGAACCTGGAAGACGATCGACTCCGGGAGCGACCGCCAGCGATTCGTTCTCGAGGACGACAGCGGGCGGGCCGTCGTCGACCCCTCGGGGGCCAGGCTGACGATGGCGAACGAACGGACGCATTCGATCGACAGCACGTCACAGCTTCCGCCGGGGCTGCAAACCGGCGTTTCGACGCCGCTTTCGATCGACATTGGCGGCCTCTCGATCGGCTCGCGGCCGACGCGGTACACCGAACGGCGACTCGACGTCGACGACACGGTGTACGTCTTCGGGCAGGCCGAGCCGAACCCGCCAGAAACGGACGCGCTCGTGGCGGTCTCCGACGGACCGGACGCGCCACAGTTCCTGATTTCGGACGCCGACGAGTCGGCGACGATGCGGCGATTCCTGAAACTGGGCGTCGGTGCGATCGCACTCGGTTTCGTCTTTCTCGCCGTCGGTGGACTCGTGTTCGTCGCCTGA
- a CDS encoding acyltransferase: protein MTKRYVSLPDEAEAGMREFIDEVDRRLSGDEDTCAVVEDVLIDLSGDREAYERWQAGESTSPAERVRLQSYDPCNTTLESEYYAEKDEEKFRRSKHLQWLWRQFDSLPIADNVEFALRFRRMLADHLFEKCGDDCRFFKGITFTYGHNITVGDNTVIHDDVHLDDRGKLTIGDRVSVSDGVHVYSHDHDVVDQTEVRNYHTIVEDDVRLTYDSMIRAGCKVGENAIVGARAIVQHDVPAHHIAVGAPAQSVKIKPGWEDAATPLEEAGVTRQEQRQLEYDLPEDLEVFDEFERDLQPPE, encoded by the coding sequence ATGACCAAGCGGTACGTCTCGCTGCCCGACGAGGCGGAAGCGGGCATGCGGGAGTTCATCGACGAGGTCGACCGACGGCTCTCCGGCGACGAGGACACCTGTGCAGTCGTCGAAGACGTCCTGATCGACCTCTCGGGTGATCGAGAGGCCTACGAACGATGGCAGGCTGGAGAGTCCACCTCACCGGCCGAACGCGTTCGCCTCCAGAGTTACGATCCGTGCAACACGACTCTCGAGAGCGAGTACTACGCCGAGAAGGACGAGGAGAAATTCCGACGCTCGAAACACCTCCAGTGGCTCTGGCGACAGTTCGACAGCCTGCCCATCGCAGATAACGTCGAGTTCGCGCTGCGATTCCGGCGGATGCTCGCCGACCACCTCTTCGAGAAGTGTGGTGACGACTGCCGCTTTTTCAAGGGGATCACGTTCACCTACGGCCACAACATCACCGTCGGCGACAACACTGTCATCCACGACGACGTCCATTTGGACGACCGCGGGAAACTGACCATCGGTGACCGCGTCTCCGTCTCCGACGGCGTCCACGTCTACAGCCACGACCACGACGTCGTCGACCAGACCGAAGTCCGAAACTACCACACGATCGTCGAAGACGACGTCCGACTCACCTACGACTCGATGATCCGTGCAGGTTGCAAGGTCGGCGAGAACGCCATCGTCGGGGCGCGGGCCATCGTCCAGCACGACGTTCCGGCCCACCACATCGCCGTCGGTGCGCCCGCACAGAGCGTCAAGATCAAGCCCGGCTGGGAAGACGCCGCCACCCCGCTCGAGGAAGCCGGCGTCACCCGTCAGGAGCAGCGCCAACTCGAGTACGACCTCCCCGAGGACCTCGAGGTCTTCGACGAGTTCGAACGCGACCTCCAGCCGCCGGAATAA
- a CDS encoding DUF7577 domain-containing protein, with protein sequence MELWGWLVAYVVLFALLHLVLYYVYVRRSDGDSSATPSLADPDHSHSRGSPSPDRFPPAGDRDGDLEGSEGPDEDHHVTGDSVTCPHCGATNSADPTYTYCWHCVSTLRQ encoded by the coding sequence ATGGAGCTCTGGGGGTGGCTCGTCGCGTACGTGGTCCTGTTTGCCCTGCTCCACCTGGTTCTCTACTACGTCTACGTTCGTCGGTCCGACGGCGACAGTTCCGCGACGCCGTCGCTGGCCGATCCGGATCACAGCCACTCGCGAGGCTCACCCAGTCCTGATCGCTTCCCCCCGGCTGGCGACCGCGATGGCGACCTCGAGGGGTCAGAGGGGCCGGACGAGGACCACCACGTCACCGGCGACTCCGTGACCTGCCCCCACTGCGGCGCGACTAATTCGGCCGACCCGACCTACACCTACTGCTGGCACTGCGTCTCGACGCTCCGGCAGTGA
- a CDS encoding universal stress protein yields MAIVAAVDRSARAADAVEEAERLAEAFDDPVHVVHVLTRSEFVDMGRTAAEEVGGSISMDEVKAAARAVAAEAAADLTVPTEAVGLVGDPADAILEYADEHDARYVVVAGRRRSPTGKAVFGSVTQSVLLNADCPVVTSIEQ; encoded by the coding sequence ATGGCTATCGTTGCAGCAGTCGATCGGTCAGCGCGAGCGGCAGACGCAGTCGAGGAAGCCGAACGGCTCGCAGAAGCGTTCGACGACCCGGTTCACGTCGTCCACGTGTTGACCCGGTCGGAGTTCGTCGACATGGGACGGACGGCGGCCGAGGAGGTCGGTGGCTCGATCAGTATGGACGAGGTGAAAGCGGCCGCAAGAGCGGTCGCAGCCGAGGCTGCAGCCGATCTCACCGTCCCCACCGAAGCCGTGGGGCTGGTAGGAGATCCCGCCGACGCGATCCTCGAGTACGCCGACGAACACGACGCACGGTACGTCGTCGTCGCCGGACGGCGGCGGTCGCCGACGGGAAAGGCAGTGTTCGGGAGCGTTACCCAGTCGGTCCTGTTGAACGCCGACTGTCCCGTGGTGACGTCGATCGAGCAGTAA
- the prf1 gene encoding peptide chain release factor aRF-1, whose protein sequence is MSQEAEQDHSDRKKYEFRKVIEDLKNYEGSGTQLVTIYVPEDRQISDVAAHVTQEHSEAANIKSKQTRTNVQDALTSIKDRLRYYDTYPPENGMVLFSGAVDSGGGQTEMVTKVLESPPQPVESFRYHCDSDFLTEPLEEMLTDSGLYGLIVLDRREANVGWLKGKRIEAVKSASSLVPGKQRKGGQSAQRFARLRLEAIDNFYQEVAGMANDLFVPKRHDIDGVLVGGPSPTKEEFLDGDYLHHELQDSVIGKFDVSYTDESGLRELVDNAEDALADAEVMKDKQEMEEFFKELNAGNLATYGFEQTRENLVMGSVDRLLISEDLRKDVISYECGECGNTDREVVDRRKATPDHTCTDCGADVEASDEDREDAIEHLIDIAEQRGTEPKFISTDFEKGEQLYNAFGGFAGILRYDTGV, encoded by the coding sequence ATGAGCCAGGAGGCCGAGCAGGACCACTCCGACCGGAAGAAATACGAATTTCGGAAGGTCATCGAGGATCTGAAGAACTACGAGGGCTCTGGCACCCAACTCGTGACCATCTACGTTCCCGAGGACCGCCAGATCAGCGACGTCGCTGCCCACGTCACCCAGGAACACAGCGAAGCGGCCAACATCAAATCGAAGCAGACCCGGACGAACGTCCAGGATGCCCTGACCAGCATCAAAGACCGCCTGCGCTACTACGACACCTACCCGCCGGAAAACGGCATGGTGCTGTTCTCCGGTGCGGTCGACTCCGGCGGCGGCCAGACCGAGATGGTCACCAAAGTGCTGGAGAGCCCACCACAGCCCGTCGAGTCGTTCCGCTACCACTGTGACTCTGACTTTCTGACCGAACCCCTCGAGGAGATGCTGACCGACAGTGGCCTCTACGGGCTGATCGTGCTCGATCGGCGCGAGGCCAACGTCGGCTGGCTGAAAGGCAAGCGCATCGAGGCCGTCAAGTCCGCCTCCTCGCTCGTCCCTGGCAAACAGCGAAAGGGTGGCCAGTCCGCCCAGCGATTCGCTCGGCTCCGACTCGAAGCAATCGACAACTTCTATCAGGAAGTTGCCGGGATGGCGAACGACCTGTTCGTCCCCAAGCGCCACGACATCGACGGCGTGCTCGTCGGCGGTCCCTCGCCCACCAAAGAGGAGTTCCTTGACGGCGACTACCTCCACCACGAACTCCAGGACTCGGTCATCGGCAAGTTCGACGTCTCCTACACCGACGAGTCCGGTCTCCGCGAACTCGTCGACAACGCCGAAGACGCGCTGGCCGACGCCGAGGTGATGAAGGACAAACAGGAGATGGAGGAGTTCTTCAAGGAACTCAACGCGGGCAACCTTGCCACCTACGGCTTCGAGCAGACTCGCGAGAACCTCGTGATGGGATCGGTCGACCGCCTGCTCATCAGCGAGGACCTGCGCAAGGACGTCATCTCCTACGAGTGTGGCGAGTGTGGGAACACCGACCGTGAGGTCGTCGACCGACGGAAGGCGACCCCCGACCACACCTGCACCGACTGCGGAGCTGACGTCGAAGCGAGCGACGAGGATCGCGAGGACGCCATCGAGCACCTGATCGATATCGCCGAACAGCGGGGCACAGAGCCCAAGTTCATCTCCACGGACTTCGAGAAGGGCGAACAGCTCTACAACGCCTTCGGCGGGTTCGCCGGCATCCTGCGGTACGACACCGGCGTCTGA
- a CDS encoding MinD/ParA family ATP-binding protein — protein MSHETVYAIASGKGGVGKTTTTVNLGTALAQAGERVAIVDTDLGMANLAGFVSLTPDATTLHDVLAGDASIEDATYRLADNIVAVPSGTDLDEYAETSPEGLREAVSDLRTEYDYVFLDVGAGISHETVLPLGLADEVIVVSTPEPASVQDSEKTIELTEHAGGTVAGLVVTRIHPDTDVTYDEIADRLGLSLLGAVPEDGAARESVYAGTPLVVYQPESAAAVAYRRIAADIAGIDTSTSSSNSSSNGADANGAGAQSTGEREQAAPDEVSSAITEAESDH, from the coding sequence ATGTCCCACGAGACGGTCTACGCTATCGCGAGCGGGAAAGGCGGCGTCGGCAAGACGACGACGACGGTCAACCTCGGGACGGCGCTCGCCCAGGCTGGCGAGCGCGTCGCGATCGTCGACACCGACCTCGGCATGGCGAACCTCGCGGGGTTCGTCAGCCTCACGCCCGACGCGACGACGCTGCACGACGTACTGGCAGGTGACGCATCGATCGAAGACGCAACCTACCGACTGGCGGACAACATCGTCGCCGTTCCCAGCGGGACGGACTTAGACGAGTACGCAGAGACCTCGCCCGAGGGCCTCCGGGAAGCCGTTTCCGACCTTCGAACGGAATACGACTACGTCTTCCTCGACGTCGGCGCGGGTATCAGCCACGAGACGGTCCTCCCGCTCGGGCTGGCAGACGAGGTGATCGTCGTCTCGACGCCCGAACCCGCCTCCGTTCAGGACTCCGAGAAGACGATCGAACTGACCGAACACGCCGGCGGAACGGTCGCCGGCCTCGTCGTCACCCGCATCCACCCCGACACGGACGTCACCTACGACGAAATCGCAGACCGCCTCGGGCTCTCGCTGCTCGGCGCCGTCCCCGAAGACGGCGCTGCGCGCGAGAGTGTCTACGCCGGCACGCCGCTGGTGGTCTACCAGCCCGAAAGCGCTGCAGCAGTCGCCTACCGACGCATCGCCGCCGACATCGCCGGTATCGACACGTCGACCTCGAGCTCGAATTCGAGTTCGAACGGTGCCGACGCGAACGGAGCCGGCGCGCAGTCGACGGGCGAACGTGAGCAGGCAGCGCCGGACGAGGTCTCGAGCGCCATCACCGAGGCAGAATCCGACCACTGA